A single window of Vigna radiata var. radiata cultivar VC1973A chromosome 4, Vradiata_ver6, whole genome shotgun sequence DNA harbors:
- the LOC106758446 gene encoding V-type proton ATPase subunit G 1-like: protein MDPFKGQGGIQMLLTAEQEAQHIISNARNLRTQRLKQAKEEAEKEAAQYRSHMEDEYQNSISETTGTSGSNVKRLEEETEAKIKLLKKSTSDVSSKVVEMLLKCVTNIKI from the exons ATGGATCCCTTCAAAGGACAAGGAGGCATTCAGATGCTGCTAACCGCTGAACAAGAAGCACAACACATAATTTCTAATGCAAGAAATT TAAGAACCCAGAGGTTGAAGCAGGCAAAGGAAGAGGCTGAGAAAGAAGCTGCACAATACAGATCTCACATGGAAGATGAGtatcaaaattcaatttcagaG ACCACAGGGACTTCTGGATCTAATGTGAAAAGGCTTGAGGAGGAGACAGAGGCTAAGattaaacttttaaagaaaTCAACTTCAGATGTTTCATCAAAAGTGGTTGAAATGCTGCTCAAGTGTGTtacaaatatcaaaatataa